One Plasmodium sp. gorilla clade G2 genome assembly, chromosome: 12 genomic window carries:
- a CDS encoding reticulocyte binding protein homologue 3: MRKGLIYRTIVCNILLILIEKSHQNNIYKVNGNNENFEFSHLNFFSKNNEGLKFAKKKFSKGVNLSPEKYSDNNKDNDYSYKYYDSSSRRKRDNKKNKPSSNLFRPNLFVTLNEKRFTNHPTHASFINKIKVTGPNEVNNNPISFIIKSLSDDLRNNNIIENEDPKLLDDNNLYQIDMIDENGNLKFSLYPHYVNINACKEMIHYSTYYNEETQFMNSTLYKIIEPLSKYMHEIKSKCLNEKNNLLNEIHNLENPKYYKNNEQDIYEKNIKNYQLLRNKFENCLNKFNENINKKIYEMNTNIRNMLGHTICINNTCDLKNYNLIVELYLYHINELPEKTYHNHLNHAKELLEFSSNAINDMDKSIIGHKEILYSINFVQLEIQDIIKRYKFHLNHINKGISEIKHISTNQSRLSNINKTVLMNKSFELAKTFSNFKISTEILDMLNNLLNRKKGILQELLNSLMEDIKIQLNRILSPNNLDSKYENITSKANTTLKTAEKCLSENKWKIKDYEMVSTLEMINVKNSGYEKLYKLEKSINKLKKLLNDINIKFQIIKDAKIKLGGLDENKSTDINGQKKNIMNLLHIIENIKENDKIQNLEHYVIDINNINSEITLLIENVENSLSELMKLKEDEDNKNALIIEIKSKMDSINEKLKHMYDIIHINDTINNTVLEIEKIIDENSLVLNDYITKKNNILDNINSINKNFFNNHNNNNNNINNTHHHHYNNLKNFVKDRKDFIDKNVNYIYEYHTTQDINIMLNNTVTEYNKLEFINSEVFDNVSKKLKEELQNLVTLKESLMNMKQNVLKIDPLKNLNRLLEKYEELKKVINEYSDEQPKLDDFKKKMESRLNEFITDLNKNDQTLDDGKNIYDQFVEYKEQLLIKKRIIINNEIVIINDEVKKIKDQLKSHNILSYKLENGSTGDVDTSEESTPNSNVPLAVSNSSSIFSTYKPNELNKLIEFFSEKGNEVNVESKIKQDESIFIEKNKIFDDIIKDIELYNKKTNAIKILNKAINGSMNNLSIIDAAIKNKKRIEDKLSQRSYLIQTDNFIDIYEKIFLKDNLNKGLVETENRLSNTYMNDLKVEAQKQNEHYNELKKNINTYDDAFLEKLMGDNYEWEVLKIELNGLNINYNILQKNIDTLIIKPYIDQIDHITLLIKSLKHKIDNKIKKMITTLERFKESVQKNFNTKNIKLDESKINNGYNNREGNHKKILEDKKEDLFKNIDEKIYEVEKLKINLEENMNKTKHEIENMNISYGIKKNNLIDIYESINGILNSIITMDEELYKLTNVDDLKILYEIILIEEINEKIRNEIKEATVELVEIELYKGKIALSMKNSISEDISKLTSFKYNELYDKCITKDKNIKELYEKASSLLEASCKHKNMDIIKKNKSVLDEYLKTSIQNNNDIKNNLTSLKSMYSILQNNEFDAVTRYILENSNKCEDYAKELELELEKENSLTKKMKLKIKKAEDYKNKALGTKKHESIDIYIRNIKTIKQEISNIQSDIMKCIKNSYDNKTKSILHFQNVHRGTDLINILNKKKNVVPGSSERANISSQNESENIVDYYQKCKTYSEEASNNYVEISSRKDSLLQFEKEITNILNDVLIFNMKKTLENKMDSVNNILEDMKLTASIINQKSNLLSEKIRVLRNHKNIKDDEELLNNEKSKIAYEQFELYMGKLEYGISDINRLNVKAQKIFDKAQFLMKPMLDMSLIFNNKNLEELRKKEENYMENIEYIQDEEKHIKYELAKLNEVIEFVDKIEKLLKKYRIYYEQGNLENTYNNSNNIKGRIEETKDSLNILVTIFSSIKNSTYLKNHTVKMENLNSYINKVNGIYDKFMDSYKLLQKSIIESSSDNTGYEELKEVNGNIQKFEINLVKAEEDMKLYWNSIKKDVYNKLIYYIKDMLLELDKRCKSVDKILNDGFEFINKCSQDSNSMDDDNSIYNELNKAINKYKEIHAESNFVCKNEAESLFGIIVKSSNIIGMKIITGLGLELTEEVDLGTMSLLNSSLHFHTASINKLDSATESNVYEKINDCLKSGLDIVKYSFDVEKKKRKINSIMEEINNVHFHITMKIGLSNMINDSRNKISTVLNKIYVSLNKIKNVKEMTCDDSSYHMLMEKDEYNKLKEYYKNYNEDKTTILNKLNTNKLKDDLNTCKKSLDELQNTMKNTIEEESSKIVIKDIKKSYDEINERISNTEKDAEEINVVLEELVKRQNKCKESWYTSLIGKVNTKISFDKKRFLDRQQISQSFLDSMKMNFNMINKMINKINNHFEKNHINSYSLGSVEKTMNYINDSKQKGTTVISLIDDLTKILSIDNNNNSNNNNNNDNNNDIIDLIKNNKENLLNNYSELGTKEKDLENIYLRIFFSKLEEIEKSSEKYFSISKAFNDVVKYQGQKLSDNIKKMNSIKNIIEEKEKILNNINNNFTLDNIKEFNKAYDNILFHMRDLYDLEEAKYDVGRKLNIYIEYIYHIRNKSNNLMNNFHDIKSTEYIMIHETDQLKNDINEYMNKINTNINNTNKELDIILRNIKINNNVVNNNHQIKKVIDNFWMHLDSIKSNFSKFLPEGEKLVLIKNYLNDIKNIMNEIMGKEQVDDSIKTCSKKLDIELDKINKMKKNNAITDDMVENLFSVKDKYKNDFLLTKDILKRVQNKHDEMNKVYKTLTVNTDNNENKFALKYLSDVNALINEIKLSVSTMENFLKIVDGKTKNLEMYRDRKLYSNHPVTFSSDGKFDIEDEEEEEDEDEEEDEEDEVNVEDEKNISSSQDTTLSHHEVENKNEKEKEKENDQPNDKTNRGQLLNEEHVKVKEHRRENSNKGKHRFNYNNYSNKGFDYSKIKYASGFAVGLIICSSVGFIFRKEEHKDEVDFNGNAEDFQFAKTNNIAEKEELIEVPFNENDYI; the protein is encoded by the exons atgaGAAAAGGGTTAATATATAGGACAATTGTTTGTAACATTTTACTTATCTTAATCG aaAAGAGTCAtcagaataatatatacaaagtAAACGGAAATAATGAAAACTTCGAGTTTTCacatttgaattttttttcaaagaaCAATGAAGGTTTAAAATTTGCAAAGAAGAAATTTTCTAAAGGTGTTAATTTATCACCTGAAAAATAttctgataataataaagataatgattattcttataaatattatgatagtagtagtagaagaaaaagagataataaaaagaataaaccTTCGTCAAATTTATTTAGACCGAATTTATTTGTTACATTGAATGAAAAACGTTTTACTAACCATCCAACACATGCTTCtttcataaataaaataaaagtaacgGGTCCCAATGAGGTTAATAATAATCCCATaagttttattataaaatcttTATCTGATGatttaagaaataataatattattgaaaatgaagatcctaaattattagatgataataatttatatcaaaTAGATATGATAGATGAGAATggtaatttaaaattttctttatacCCACATTATGTGAATATAAATGCATGTAAAGAAATGATTCATTATAGTACttattataatgaagaaaCTCAATTTATGAATAGtactttatataaaataatagaacctttatctaaatatatgcatgaaattaaaagtaaatgtttgaatgaaaagaataatttattaaatgaaatacaCAATTTAGAGAATCctaaatattataagaataatgaACAAGATATTTATgagaagaatataaaaaattatcaattattaagaaataaatttgaaaattgcttaaataaatttaatgaaaatataaataagaaaatttaTGAAATGAATACAAATATACGAAATATGTTAGGTCATACAatttgtataaataatacatgtgatttaaaaaattacaattTGATTGttgaattatatttatatcatattaacGAATTACCTGAAAAGACTTATCATAATCATTTAAATCATGCAAAAGAACTATTAGAATTTTCTTCTAATGCTATAAATGATATGGATAAGAGTATAATAGGACATAAggaaattttatattctatTAATTTTGTTCAGTTAGAAATTCAGGATATTATAAAGAGATATAAATTTCATTTAAATCATATTAACAAGGGAATAAGtgaaataaaacatatatcaACTAATCAATCACGTTTatctaatattaataaaacgGTACTTATGAACAAAAGTTTTGAACTAGCTAAAACATTTTCAAACTTTAAAATTAGTACAGAAATTCTTGATatgttaaataatttattgaaTAGGAAAAAAGGTATATTACAGGAATTATTAAACTCATTAATGGAGGACATAAAAATACAATTGAATAGAATATTATCTCCCAACAATTTAGATTCAAAATATGAGAATATAACATCTAAAGCTAATACAACTTTAAAAACAGCTGAAAAATGTTTATCAGAAAATAAatggaaaataaaagattATGAAATGGTTTCTACCTTAGAAAtgataaatgtaaaaaatagtggatatgaaaaattatataaattagaaaaatctataaacaaattaaagaaattacttaatgatataaatataaaatttcaaattattaaagatgctaaaataaaattaggtggattagatgaaaataaatcaaCTGATATTAATggacagaaaaaaaatataatgaatcttttacatattatagaaaatataaaagaaaatgataaaatacaaaatttaGAACATTATGTTatagatattaataatataaattcagAAATTACTTTGTTAATAGAAAATGTAGAAAATTCTTTGAGTGAATTAATGAAGTTAAAAgaagatgaagataataaaaatgccttaattatagaaataaaatcaaaaatGGATAGTATAAATGAAAAGTTAAAACATATGTAtgatattatacatataaatgatacaataaataatacagtattagaaattgaaaaaataattgatGAAAATTCATTAGTTctaaatgattatataacaaaaaaaaataacatattagataatataaatagtattaataagaatttttttaataatcataataataataataataacataaacAATAcacatcatcatcattataataatttgaaaaatttTGTTAAAGATAGAAAAGATTTTAtagataaaaatgtaaattatatatatgaatatcatACCACTCaagatattaatattatgttaAATAATACTGTTACAGAATACAACAAATTAGAATTTATCAATTCAGAAGTTTTTGATAATGTTTCtaagaaattaaaagaagaattaCAAAATCTTGTGACACTTAAAGAAAGCTTAATGAATATGAAACAAAATGTGTTAAAAATTGATCCtctaaaaaatttaaatagaCTGTtggaaaaatatgaagaattaaaaaaagttataaatgaatattcaGATGAACAACCCAAATTAGatgattttaaaaagaaaatggaaAGTCGATTAAATGAATTTATTAcagatttaaataaaaatgatcaaACTTTAGATgatggaaaaaatatatatgatcaaTTTGTAGAATATAAAGaacaattattaataaaaaaaagaattattataaataatgaaattgttataattaatgatgaagtaaaaaaaatcaaGGACCAATTAAAAAGCCATAacattttatcatataagtTAGAAAATGGTTCAACCGGTGATGTAGATACATCTGAAGAAAGTACACCTAATTCTAATGTTCCTTTGGCTGTGTCTAATTCttcttctattttttctacatataaacctaatgaattaaataaattaattgaaTTTTTTTCTGAAAAGGGAAATGAAGTAAATGTTGaaagtaaaataaaacaagatGAAAGCATTTTTattgaaaagaataaaatattcgatgatataataaaagatattgaattatataataagaaaaccAATGCGATAAAAATCTTAAATAAAGCTATAAATGGATCTATGAATAATTTGTCTATAATTGATGCagcaataaaaaataagaagagAATAGAAGATAAATTATCTCAAAGATCTTATTTAATACAGACGGATAattttatagatatatatgaaaaaatatttttaaaagataatttaaataaaggtTTAGTTGAGACCGAAAATAGATTATCTAATACTTATATGAATGATCTAAAGGTAGAAGCCCAAAAACAAAATGAGCAttataatgaattaaaaaaaaatataaatacatatgatGATGCATTTTTAGAGAAATTAATGGGAGATAATTATGAATGGGAAGTTCTTAAAATTGAATTAAATggtttaaatataaattataatatattacaaaaaaatatagatactTTAATTATTAAGCCTTATATAGACCAAATTGATCATAttacattattaataaaatccTTGAAACATAAAATAGACaataaaattaagaaaatgATTACTACTTTAGAAAGGTTTAAAGAATCTGttcaaaaaaattttaacactaagaatataaaattagatgaaagtaaaattaataatggTTATAATAACAGGGAAGGCAATCATAAGAAAATTTTAGAAGATAAAAAAGAGGAtttgtttaaaaatattgatgaaaaaatatatgaagtcgaaaaactaaaaataaatttagaagaaaatatgaataaaactAAACACGAAATAgagaatatgaatataagttatggaattaaaaaaaacaatttgattgatatatatgaaagtATTAATGGTATATTAAATTCTATTATTACAATGGATGAAgagttatataaattaacaaatgtggatgatttaaaaatattatatgaaataatattaatagaagagattaatgaaaaaataagaaatgaaATCAAAGAAGCCACTGTTGAACTTGTAGAAATTGAATTGTATAAAGGAAAAATTGCTCTTAGTATGAAAAATTCTATAAGTGAAGATATATCAAAACTTACATCATtcaaatataatgaattatatgataaatgtATTAccaaagataaaaatataaaagagcTTTATGAAAAAGCATCTTCATTATTAGAAGCTTCatgtaaacataaaaatatggatattattaaaaaaaacaaatcaGTTCTGGATGAATACTTAAAGACATctattcaaaataataatgatattaaaaataatttaactAGTTTAAAAAGTATGTATAGcatattacaaaataatgaatttgACGCAGTTACTCgatatatattagaaaatagTAATAAATGTGAAGACTATGCTAAAGAATTAGAACTTgaattagaaaaagaaaattcgttaacaaaaaaaatgaaattaaaaattaaaaaagcaGAAGATTACAAAAATAAAGCTTTAGGTACTAAAAAACATGAATCAAtcgatatatatataagaaatattaaaacaataaaaCAAGAAATTTCTAATATACAATCTGATATAATGAAATGCATTAAAAATTCgtatgataataaaactaAAAGTATATTACATTTTCAAAATGTACATAGAGGTACAGatcttattaatattttaaataagaagaaaaacgTAGTTCCAGGATCATCAGAACGTGCAAATATATCATCACAAAATGAAAGTGAAAACATTGTTGATTACTATCAAAAATGTAAAACATATTCAGAAGAAGCTTCCAATAATTATGTTGAAATATCCTCTAGAAAAGATTCGTTATTACAGTTTGAAAAggaaataacaaatatactAAAtgatgttttaatttttaatatgaaaaaaacgcttgaaaataaaatggacagtgtaaataatattttggaAGACATGAAATTAACAGCATCTATAATTAATCAAAAATCAAATTTATTGTCTGAAAAAATAAGAGTATTAAGAaaccataaaaatataaaagatgatgaagaattattaaataatgaaaaatctAAAATAGCATATGAACAATTCGAATTATATATGGGTAAATTAGAATATGGTATATCTGATATAAATCGTTTAAATGTTAAGGCACAAAAAATTTTTGATAAGGCACAATTTTTGATGAAACCAATGTTAGATATGTctcttatatttaataataagaatttagaggaattaagaaaaaaagaagaaaattatatggaaaatattgaatatatacaagatgaagaaaaacatattaaatatgagTTAGCTAAATTAAATGAAGTTATTGAATTCGTTgataaaattgaaaaattgttaaaaaaatatagaatatattatgaacaagggaatttagaaaatacatataacaaTTCTAATAATATCAAAGGTCGTATTGAAGAAACAAAAgattcattaaatatattagttactatattttcatctataaaaaatagcacatatttaaaaaatcatactgttaaaatggaaaatttaaatagttatataaataaagtgaatggtatatatgataaatttatGGATTCCTACAAACTATTACAAAAATCTATTATTGAATCTTCTAGTGATAATACAGGTtatgaagaattaaaagaagTGAACggaaatatacaaaaatttgAAATAAATCTTGTAAAAGCAGAAGAAGATATGAAATTATATTGGAATAGTATTAAAAaagatgtatataataaattgatatattatattaaagatATGTTATTAGAATTAGACAAACGATGTAAATCAgttgataaaatattaaatgatggttttgaatttataaataaatgttcTCAAGATAGCAATAGCATGgatgatgataatagtatatataatgaattaaataaagcaattaataaatataaagaaatacatGCAGAGTCTAATTTTGTTTGTAAAAATGAAGCAGAAAGTTTGTTTGGAATTATTGTAAAGTCTTCAAATATTATAggtatgaaaataataacagGTTTAGGTTTAGAATTAACCGAAGAAGTTGATTTAGGTACTATGTCTTTATTAAATTCAAGTTTACATTTTCATACTGCatctataaataaattgGATTCTGCAACAGAGTCTAatgtatatgaaaaaataaatgattgTTTAAAGTCTGGTCTTGATATAGTAAAATATTCGTTTGATGTtgaaaagaagaaaagaaaaattaatagtATAAtggaagaaataaataatgtgCATTTTCATATTACAATGAAGATTGGACTATCTAATATGATTAATGATTctagaaataaaataagtacagttttaaataaaatatatgtatctttaaataaaattaagaaTGTAAAAGAAATGACATGTGATGATAGTAGTTATCATATGCTAATGGAAAaggatgaatataataaattaaaagaatattataaaaattataatgaagataaaacgactattttaaataaattgaatacaaataaattaaaagatgaTTTGAATACTTGTAAAAAATCCTTAGATGAGTTACAAAACACAATGAAAAATACAATTGAAGAAGAATCTTCTAAGATTGTTATAAAGGATATAAAGAAATCATatgatgaaataaatgaACGTATTAGTAATACAGAAAAAGATGCGGAAGAAATAAATGTTGTTTTAGAAGAATTAGTTAAGAgacaaaataaatgtaaagaATCTTGGTATACATCATTAATTGGAAAGGTGAATACTAAAATATCTTTTGACAAAAAGAGATTCCTTGATAGACAACAAATTTCTCAATCCTTTTTAGATTCTATGAAAATGAATTTTAATATgattaataaaatgattaataagataaataatcattttgaaaaaaatcatataaatagttATTCCTTAGGAAGTGTTGAGAAAACGATGAATTACATAAATGATTCAAAGCAGAAAGGAACCACAGTTATATCATTAATTGATGATCTGACgaaaatattatcaatagataataataataatagtaataataataataataatgataataataatgatataattgatttaataaaaaataataaagaaaaccttttaaataattatagtgAGTTAGGTACGAAAGAAAAGGatttagaaaatatttatttaagaatattttttagtAAATTAGAAGAAATTGAAAAATCAtctgaaaaatatttttctatatctaAAGCATTTAATGATGTGGTAAAATATCAAGGACAGAAATTATCagacaatataaaaaaaatgaatagtataaaaaatattatagaagagaaagaaaagattttaaataatattaataataattttacattagacaatattaaagaatttaataaggcgtatgataatattttatttcatatgcgtgatttatatgatttagaAGAAGCAAAATATGATGTAGgaagaaaattaaatatatatatagaatatatatatcacataagaaataaatcaaataatttaatgaataattttcatgatattaaaagtactgaatatataatgatacatGAAACTgatcaattaaaaaatgatataaatgaatatatgaataaaataaatacaaatataaataatactaaTAAAGAACTcgatataatattaagaaatataaagataaataataatgttgtaaataataatcatcaaattaaaaaagtaaTTGATAATTTTTGGATGCATTTAGATTCAATAAAATCTAatttttctaaatttttACCAGAAGGTGAAAAATTggttttaattaaaaattatttgaatgatataaaaaatataatgaatgaAATTATGGGAAAAGAACAAGTTGATGATAGTATTAAAACTTGCTCCAAAAAGTTAGATATAGAAttggataaaataaataaaatgaaaaaaaataatgcaaTAACCGATGATATGGTTGAGAATTTATTTTCAgttaaagataaatataaaaatgatttctTATTAACAAAAGATATCTTAAAAAGAGTACAAAATAAGCATGATGAAATGAATAAGgtatataaaacattaacTGTAAATACTGATaacaatgaaaataaatttgcTCTAAAATATTTGAGCGATGTAAATGCTTTaattaatgaaataaaattatctGTAAGTACTATGGAAAACTTTTTGAAAATTGTAGATGGAAAAACAAAGAATTTAGAAATGTATAGAGATCGTAAGTTATATAGCAATCATCCAGTTACTTTTTCTAGTGATGGTAAGTTTGATAttgaagatgaagaagaagaagaagacgaagatgaagaagaagatgaagaagatgaagtAAATGTGgaggatgaaaaaaatataagtagCTCCCAAGATACCACATTAAGTCATCATGAagttgaaaataaaaatgaaaaagaaaaagaaaaagaaaatgatcaACCAAATGATAAAACAAACAGAGGacaattattaaatgaagaacATGTAAAAGTAAAAGAACATAGGAGGGAAAATTCGAATAAAGGTAAACATagatttaattataataattattctaATAAAGGTTTTGATTATTCCAAGATTAAATATGCTTCAGGATTTGCTGTTGGTTTAATTATTTGTTCTAGTGTTGGATTTATATTTAGAAAAGAAGAGCATAAAGATGAAGTTGATTTTAATGGAAATGCTGAAGATTTCCAATTTgctaaaacaaataatatagcAGAAAAAGAGGAATTAATTGAAGTACCatttaatgaaaatgattatatttaa